From a region of the Jatrophihabitans sp. genome:
- the rlmN gene encoding 23S rRNA (adenine(2503)-C(2))-methyltransferase RlmN, with amino-acid sequence MTSLPLIFDTPRKAMPPRHLADLSPAERRAAVTELGEKPFRADQLSRHYFSRLENDPAAMTDLPAAVRDRLGAALLPPLLTEVRHVETDQGTTRKTLWRLHDGTLVESVLMRYRDRLTVCVSSQAGCGMACPFCATGQGGLNRNLSTAEIVEQVAAAARVAAAGELPGGPVRLSNVVFMGMGEPLANYQRVVASLHRLIDPAPAGLGLSQRSVTVSTVGLVPAIGKLADEGLNVTLAVSLHAPDDELRDTLVPVNTRWKVREVLEAADAYAARTGRRYSIEYAMIRDINDQPWRADLLGTLLSGRLAHVNLIPLNPTPGSKWDASPKPVEQEFVARLSDHGVPVTVRDTRGQEIDGACGQLAALA; translated from the coding sequence ATGACCTCGCTCCCGCTGATCTTCGACACCCCGCGCAAGGCGATGCCCCCGCGCCACCTCGCCGACCTCTCGCCGGCCGAGCGCCGGGCCGCGGTCACCGAGCTGGGCGAGAAGCCGTTCCGCGCCGACCAGCTGTCCCGGCACTACTTCAGCAGGCTGGAGAACGACCCGGCGGCCATGACCGATCTGCCCGCCGCGGTCCGGGACCGGCTCGGCGCGGCCCTGCTGCCGCCCTTGCTGACCGAGGTGCGCCACGTCGAGACCGACCAGGGCACCACCCGCAAGACGCTGTGGCGGCTGCACGACGGCACCCTGGTCGAGAGCGTTCTGATGCGCTACCGCGACCGGCTCACGGTCTGCGTCTCCAGCCAGGCCGGCTGCGGAATGGCCTGCCCGTTCTGCGCCACCGGCCAGGGCGGCCTGAACCGCAACCTGTCCACCGCCGAGATCGTCGAGCAGGTGGCGGCGGCCGCCCGGGTGGCCGCGGCGGGCGAACTGCCCGGTGGGCCGGTCCGGCTGTCGAACGTGGTGTTCATGGGGATGGGGGAGCCGCTTGCCAACTACCAGCGGGTGGTGGCATCGCTGCACCGGCTGATCGACCCGGCCCCGGCCGGTCTGGGCCTGTCGCAGCGGTCGGTCACCGTCTCCACGGTGGGCCTGGTGCCAGCCATTGGCAAGCTCGCCGATGAGGGGCTCAACGTCACGCTGGCGGTCTCGCTGCACGCTCCCGATGACGAGCTGCGCGACACCCTGGTGCCGGTGAACACCCGCTGGAAGGTGCGCGAGGTGCTCGAGGCCGCCGACGCCTACGCCGCGCGCACCGGGCGGCGGTATTCGATCGAGTACGCGATGATCCGCGACATCAATGACCAGCCGTGGCGCGCCGACCTGCTCGGCACCCTGCTGTCCGGCCGGCTGGCGCACGTGAACCTGATACCGCTCAACCCCACCCCGGGTTCGAAGTGGGACGCCTCACCCAAGCCGGTCGAGCAGGAGTTCGTGGCCCGGTTGAGCGACCATGGCGTGCCGGTGACGGTTCGCGACACCCGCGGTCAGGAGATCGACGGCGCCTGCGGGCAGTTGGCGGCCCTGGCGTGA
- a CDS encoding helix-turn-helix domain-containing protein, protein MADPNTHVHGLVQLGMTRYEAKAYLTLIQRESYAASELANEAGIPRQRIYDVLNSLVSRGLARDWPGPVTRYAATDPEAAVERLLAVQRQALAGLESHSTSLATHLRDTWSAGRQETAPLDYVEVLRDPGMVGARFRDLQREAERSLLTFSKSPYAMPNNPLGLEATRRIVQAGGDVRCIYEPSILDNPEVVAEILEFIKAGEGARVAEEVPMKLCLADGHRALFSLTDPIAGALTSTNILVEHAALTSSLQCAFESIWAIGEPFEVALERRTRSSA, encoded by the coding sequence ATGGCAGATCCGAACACCCATGTTCACGGCCTCGTGCAGCTCGGGATGACGCGCTACGAGGCGAAGGCTTACCTGACCCTGATCCAGCGGGAGAGTTACGCCGCGTCCGAGCTGGCCAACGAGGCCGGCATCCCACGCCAGCGCATCTACGACGTGCTCAACAGCCTGGTCTCGCGGGGGCTGGCCCGGGACTGGCCCGGACCGGTCACCAGGTACGCGGCCACCGACCCCGAGGCCGCCGTCGAGCGGCTGCTGGCAGTGCAACGCCAGGCCCTGGCCGGCCTGGAGTCGCATTCCACGAGCCTGGCCACCCACCTGCGCGACACCTGGTCCGCCGGCCGTCAGGAGACCGCGCCACTGGACTACGTCGAGGTGCTGCGCGACCCGGGCATGGTCGGCGCCCGGTTCCGCGACCTGCAGCGTGAGGCGGAACGGTCGCTGCTGACGTTCTCCAAGTCCCCGTACGCGATGCCGAACAACCCGCTGGGCCTGGAAGCGACCCGCCGGATCGTGCAGGCCGGCGGGGACGTCCGCTGCATCTACGAGCCGAGCATCCTGGACAACCCCGAGGTGGTCGCCGAGATCCTGGAGTTCATCAAGGCCGGCGAGGGGGCCCGGGTCGCCGAAGAGGTGCCGATGAAGCTGTGCCTGGCCGACGGGCACCGGGCGCTGTTCTCACTGACCGACCCGATCGCGGGCGCGCTGACCTCGACCAACATCCTGGTCGAGCACGCGGCGCTGACCAGCAGCCTGCAGTGCGCCTTCGAGTCGATCTGGGCGATCGGAGAACCGTTCGAGGTCGCCCTGGAACGCCGCACCCGGTCCTCGGCCTAG
- a CDS encoding pyridoxamine 5'-phosphate oxidase family protein has protein sequence MSRPSENGQEPAAGSRPERVRPSRMADRVGADQAKLARLLADVPVGHVGFVTEDGQPFVLPIAISPDGPDVLLHGSTGSRWLRLLATGIPVSLAVTALDGMLVARSAFESSMHYRSAVLFGRCVALQGEDKVSALDLLTDALIPGRVAEVRRPSAKELAATLVLRMAVEDWSLKVSDDQPDDLAEDVAGPAWAGILPLVSRYTAALDAPDLRPGIEVPPSVRRMLQPDS, from the coding sequence ATGAGCCGGCCCAGCGAGAACGGCCAGGAGCCTGCGGCAGGCAGCCGTCCTGAGCGGGTGCGGCCGAGCCGGATGGCAGACCGGGTCGGCGCCGATCAGGCCAAGCTGGCGCGGCTGCTCGCCGACGTCCCGGTCGGGCACGTCGGCTTCGTCACCGAGGACGGCCAGCCGTTCGTGCTGCCGATCGCGATCAGCCCGGACGGCCCGGACGTGCTGCTGCACGGCTCGACCGGCTCGCGGTGGTTGCGGCTGCTGGCCACCGGCATCCCGGTGTCGCTGGCGGTGACCGCGCTCGACGGCATGCTGGTGGCCAGGTCCGCTTTCGAGTCCTCGATGCATTACCGCAGCGCGGTGCTGTTCGGCCGCTGCGTCGCGCTGCAGGGCGAGGACAAGGTCAGCGCCCTGGACCTGCTCACCGACGCGCTGATCCCGGGCCGGGTCGCCGAGGTGCGCCGGCCGAGCGCCAAGGAGCTGGCCGCCACCCTGGTGCTGCGGATGGCTGTCGAGGACTGGAGCCTCAAGGTCTCCGACGACCAGCCCGACGACCTGGCCGAGGACGTGGCCGGGCCGGCCTGGGCCGGGATCCTGCCCCTGGTCAGCCGCTACACCGCGGCGCTGGACGCCCCGGACCTGCGTCCGGGGATCGAGGTGCCGCCCTCGGTGCGCCGGATGCTGCAGCCGGACAGCTAA
- a CDS encoding FAD-binding oxidoreductase, whose translation MTSATGYRGLSFWHATAGDELIPRPSLATAGPGERSVDVAIVGAGYTGLWTAYYLARADPSLRIAIVEAEVAGFGASGRNGGWCSALYPVSLPRLAREHGRDAAIRQYRAMQATVAEVGRVIEADSLAADWAAGGTVTLARNQPQLRRAVEEVEQARAFGFGPEDVELLDARAASRRLAASSVLGGVHTPHCAALHPAKLVRSLARRVVELGVSLYEQTAALSIEAGRVRTVHGDLRAELIVRATEGFTARLPGHRRSVAPVYSLMIATEPLPRSSWDQLGLAARETFADFRHLIIYGQRGADDRLLFGGRGAPYHFGSRISPGYDRVPAVFAALRSTLAQLLPAAADAPISHSWGGPLGITRDWHPSVGLDRSTGLGWAGGYAGDGVAATNLAGRTLADLALGRDTDLTSLPWVGHRSRAWEPEPLRWLGANASLRAMSWADRAEDRYGRPSRLAAIVNRVLGR comes from the coding sequence ATAACCTCAGCCACCGGTTATCGCGGCCTGTCGTTCTGGCATGCCACGGCCGGCGACGAGCTGATCCCTCGCCCGTCGCTGGCCACCGCCGGCCCGGGTGAGCGCAGCGTCGACGTCGCGATCGTGGGCGCCGGCTACACCGGGCTGTGGACGGCGTACTACCTCGCGCGGGCCGACCCGTCGCTGCGGATCGCCATCGTCGAGGCGGAGGTGGCCGGGTTCGGGGCCTCCGGACGCAACGGCGGCTGGTGCTCGGCGCTCTACCCGGTGTCGCTTCCCCGGCTGGCCCGCGAGCACGGCCGCGACGCCGCGATCCGGCAGTACCGCGCCATGCAGGCAACCGTCGCCGAGGTCGGCAGGGTCATCGAAGCCGACAGCCTGGCCGCTGACTGGGCGGCCGGTGGCACCGTCACCCTGGCCCGCAACCAGCCGCAGCTGCGCCGGGCCGTCGAGGAGGTCGAGCAGGCCAGGGCGTTCGGCTTCGGCCCCGAGGACGTCGAACTGCTCGACGCCCGGGCCGCCTCGCGACGGCTGGCCGCCAGCTCGGTGCTGGGCGGCGTCCACACCCCGCACTGCGCGGCGCTGCACCCGGCGAAGCTGGTCCGCTCGCTGGCCCGCCGGGTGGTGGAGCTGGGCGTGAGCCTGTACGAGCAGACCGCCGCGCTGAGCATCGAGGCCGGCCGGGTCCGCACCGTGCACGGCGACCTGCGCGCCGAGCTGATCGTCCGGGCGACCGAGGGATTCACTGCCCGGCTGCCCGGGCACCGGCGTAGCGTCGCGCCGGTGTACTCGCTGATGATCGCCACCGAGCCGCTGCCCCGCAGCAGCTGGGACCAGCTCGGGCTGGCGGCCCGCGAGACCTTCGCCGACTTTCGCCACCTGATCATCTACGGCCAGCGCGGCGCCGATGACCGGCTGCTGTTCGGCGGCCGGGGCGCCCCCTACCACTTCGGGTCCCGGATCTCGCCCGGCTATGACCGGGTGCCGGCGGTCTTCGCCGCGCTGCGCTCCACCCTCGCCCAGCTGCTGCCGGCCGCCGCGGACGCGCCGATCAGCCACAGCTGGGGCGGGCCGCTGGGCATCACCCGGGACTGGCATCCCTCGGTCGGGTTGGACCGCTCGACCGGCCTGGGCTGGGCCGGCGGCTACGCCGGGGACGGGGTGGCCGCGACCAACCTGGCCGGCCGGACCCTGGCCGACCTGGCGCTGGGGCGCGACACCGACCTGACCAGCCTGCCGTGGGTGGGTCACCGCTCACGAGCCTGGGAACCCGAGCCGTTGCGCTGGCTGGGCGCCAATGCCAGCCTGCGAGCGATGAGCTGGGCCGATCGGGCCGAGGACCGCTACGGCCGGCCGTCGCGGCTGGCCGCCATCGTGAACCGGGTGCTCGGCCGATGA
- the ald gene encoding alanine dehydrogenase, whose protein sequence is MKVGIPREVKNHEYRVAITPSGVHELVRNGHEVYIEAEAGIGSSIPDRDFVAAGAQILPTPDDVWATGDLILKVKEPIAEEYGRMRADQVLFTYLHLAAGRDCTDALLKAGTTSIAYETVQLPDGSLPLLAPMSEVAGRLAPQVGSYHLMRHGGGRGVLMGGVPGTYAAKVVVIGAGVSGQNAATIALGMQAEVLLLDRNVARLRQMDAIYRGHCQTIASNAYEVERAVLDADLVIGAVLIPGAKAPTLISNDLVSRMKPGSVLVDISIDQGGCFEDSRPTTHAEPTYAVHDSVFYCVANMPGAVPHTSTYALTNVTLPYAVELANLGWRDALRSDAALALGLSTHAGELTNPHVGEALGYDSRPIDEVLA, encoded by the coding sequence ATGAAGGTCGGCATCCCCCGCGAGGTCAAGAACCACGAGTACCGGGTGGCGATCACCCCCTCGGGCGTCCACGAGCTCGTTCGCAACGGCCACGAGGTCTACATCGAGGCCGAGGCAGGTATCGGCTCCTCGATCCCGGACCGGGACTTCGTGGCGGCCGGCGCGCAGATCCTGCCGACTCCGGACGACGTCTGGGCCACCGGTGACCTGATCCTCAAGGTCAAGGAGCCGATCGCCGAGGAATACGGCCGGATGCGCGCGGACCAGGTCCTGTTCACCTACCTGCACCTGGCCGCCGGGCGCGACTGCACCGACGCGTTGCTCAAGGCCGGCACCACCTCGATCGCCTACGAGACCGTCCAGCTGCCCGACGGCTCGCTGCCGTTGCTGGCGCCCATGTCAGAGGTGGCCGGCCGGCTGGCGCCGCAGGTCGGCTCGTACCACCTGATGCGCCACGGTGGCGGGCGCGGGGTGCTGATGGGCGGCGTCCCCGGCACCTACGCGGCCAAGGTCGTGGTGATCGGCGCCGGGGTGTCGGGCCAGAACGCGGCCACCATCGCGCTCGGCATGCAGGCCGAGGTGCTGCTGCTGGACCGCAACGTCGCCCGGCTGCGCCAGATGGACGCCATCTATCGGGGGCACTGCCAGACCATCGCCTCCAACGCCTACGAGGTCGAGCGGGCCGTGCTGGACGCCGACCTGGTGATCGGCGCGGTGCTCATCCCGGGCGCCAAGGCCCCGACGCTGATCAGCAACGACCTGGTGTCGCGGATGAAGCCCGGCTCGGTGCTGGTCGACATCTCCATCGACCAGGGCGGTTGCTTCGAGGACTCCCGGCCCACCACCCACGCCGAACCGACCTACGCCGTGCACGACTCGGTGTTCTACTGCGTGGCCAACATGCCCGGCGCCGTTCCGCACACCTCGACCTACGCCCTCACCAACGTCACGCTGCCCTACGCGGTGGAGCTGGCCAACCTCGGCTGGCGAGACGCGCTGCGCTCGGACGCGGCCCTGGCCCTGGGGCTCAGCACCCACGCCGGTGAGCTCACCAACCCCCACGTCGGCGAGGCGCTGGGCTATGACAGCCGTCCCATCGACGAGGTGCTCGCATAA
- a CDS encoding Lrp/AsnC family transcriptional regulator — protein sequence MTTSSSERSGRPGIPPNSMREPGRVRRAGGGDRDADLVTGLDPVDRAILRALTADARVPNNALAEQVGVAPSTCLGRVRSLRERGVIRGFHADIDLAAVGRAIQAMIAVRMQSHARSHIAEFAATVSQLPEVLNVFFLAGADDFLLHVAARDTENLRNFVVVNLSGNPDVALTETNLIFEHIRSGAGY from the coding sequence ATGACCACGTCAAGTTCGGAACGCTCCGGTCGGCCTGGCATTCCGCCGAACAGCATGCGGGAGCCCGGACGGGTTCGACGCGCCGGCGGTGGCGACCGGGACGCCGATCTGGTAACCGGTCTGGACCCGGTGGATCGCGCGATCCTGCGCGCGCTCACCGCCGATGCCCGGGTGCCGAACAACGCCCTGGCCGAACAGGTCGGGGTGGCGCCCTCGACCTGCCTGGGCCGGGTGCGGTCGCTGCGCGAGCGGGGCGTGATCCGCGGCTTTCACGCCGACATCGACCTGGCCGCGGTCGGCCGGGCCATCCAGGCGATGATCGCCGTCCGCATGCAGTCACACGCCCGCAGCCACATCGCCGAGTTCGCCGCGACGGTGTCGCAGCTGCCCGAGGTGCTCAACGTGTTCTTCCTGGCCGGCGCCGATGACTTCCTGCTGCACGTGGCGGCCCGCGACACCGAGAACCTGCGCAACTTCGTCGTCGTCAACCTCAGCGGCAACCCCGACGTCGCCCTGACCGAGACCAACCTGATCTTCGAGCACATCCGCTCCGGCGCCGGCTACTGA
- a CDS encoding aspartate aminotransferase family protein, with product MTASSFEPSTDYDSQQAERLSASARDHLWMHFTRLSSYQDSPVPIIERGEGAYVYDIQGRRYLDGLAGLFTVQAGHGRRELAEAAAKQASELAYFPIWSYAHPKAIELAERLASHTPGDLNRVFFTTGGGEAIETAWKLAKQYFKLTGKPEKHKVISRYVAYHGTPQGALSITGIPAAKTMFEPLVPGAHKAANTNFYRAPVYGDDLKMFGRWAADQIEAAILMEGPESVAAVFLEPVQNSGGCFPPPPGYFQRVREICDRHDVLLVSDEVICAFGRLGPMFGCDKFDYVPDMITCAKGMTSGYSPLGACIISDRLVEPFLEGTTYFPHGYTFGGHPVSSAVALANLDIFEREGLNQRVLDNENAFRSTLEKLTDLPIVGDVRGDGYFYGIELVKDKATKETFNDDEAERLLRGFLSKALFEAGLYCRADDRGDPVIQLSPPLICGQAEFDEIEQILRAVLTEGANKI from the coding sequence ATGACAGCCAGCAGCTTCGAACCGAGCACCGACTACGACAGCCAGCAGGCCGAGCGGCTCTCCGCCTCGGCGCGGGACCACCTCTGGATGCACTTCACCAGGCTGTCCTCCTACCAGGACTCGCCGGTGCCGATCATCGAGCGGGGTGAGGGCGCCTACGTCTATGACATCCAGGGCCGGCGTTACCTGGACGGGCTGGCCGGACTGTTCACCGTGCAGGCCGGGCACGGCCGGCGCGAGCTGGCCGAGGCCGCAGCCAAGCAGGCCAGCGAGCTGGCCTACTTCCCGATCTGGTCCTACGCCCATCCCAAGGCCATCGAGCTGGCCGAGCGGCTGGCCTCCCACACCCCGGGCGACCTGAACCGGGTCTTCTTCACCACCGGTGGCGGCGAGGCGATCGAGACGGCCTGGAAGCTGGCCAAGCAGTACTTCAAGCTCACCGGAAAGCCCGAGAAGCACAAGGTGATCTCGCGCTACGTCGCCTACCACGGCACCCCGCAGGGCGCCCTGTCGATCACCGGCATCCCCGCGGCCAAGACGATGTTCGAGCCGCTGGTGCCGGGCGCGCACAAGGCCGCCAACACCAACTTCTACCGGGCGCCTGTCTATGGCGATGACCTGAAGATGTTCGGCCGGTGGGCCGCGGACCAGATCGAGGCCGCCATCCTGATGGAGGGCCCGGAGTCGGTCGCGGCGGTCTTCCTGGAGCCGGTGCAGAACTCCGGCGGCTGCTTCCCGCCGCCGCCGGGGTACTTCCAGCGGGTCCGCGAGATCTGCGACAGGCACGACGTGCTGCTGGTCTCCGACGAGGTGATCTGCGCCTTCGGCCGGCTCGGCCCGATGTTCGGCTGCGACAAGTTCGACTACGTGCCCGACATGATCACCTGCGCCAAGGGCATGACCTCGGGTTACTCCCCGCTGGGGGCTTGCATCATCTCCGACCGGCTGGTCGAGCCGTTCCTGGAGGGCACCACCTACTTCCCGCACGGCTACACCTTCGGCGGCCACCCGGTGTCCTCGGCGGTCGCGCTGGCCAACCTCGACATCTTCGAGCGGGAGGGCCTCAACCAGCGGGTGCTGGACAACGAGAACGCCTTCCGCTCGACGCTGGAGAAGCTGACGGACCTGCCGATCGTGGGCGACGTCCGGGGCGACGGGTACTTCTACGGGATCGAGCTGGTCAAGGACAAGGCCACCAAGGAGACCTTCAACGACGACGAGGCCGAGCGGCTGCTGCGCGGCTTCCTGTCCAAGGCGCTGTTCGAGGCCGGGCTGTACTGCCGCGCCGATGACCGGGGCGACCCGGTCATCCAGCTGTCGCCGCCGCTGATCTGCGGCCAGGCCGAGTTCGACGAGATCGAGCAGATCCTGCGCGCGGTGCTGACCGAGGGCGCCAACAAGATCTAG
- a CDS encoding Lrp/AsnC family transcriptional regulator, with amino-acid sequence MAVSRRQSVRPQLDDTSKAIVEQLQQDGRRPYASIGKAVGLSEAAVRQRVQKLIESGTVQIVAVADPQQIGFARQLMIGINIEGDLESAASALAEIPELVYVVLTAGSFDILAEAVVVDDDHLLELINERIRKLAGVRRTETFMYLKLKKQTYNWGIA; translated from the coding sequence ATGGCAGTTTCCAGGCGCCAGTCCGTACGCCCGCAGTTGGATGACACGTCCAAGGCCATCGTCGAGCAACTGCAGCAGGACGGGCGCCGGCCCTACGCCAGCATCGGCAAGGCGGTCGGATTGTCCGAGGCGGCGGTCCGGCAGCGGGTCCAGAAGCTGATCGAGTCCGGCACCGTGCAGATCGTGGCGGTGGCCGATCCGCAGCAGATCGGCTTCGCCCGCCAGCTGATGATCGGGATCAACATCGAGGGCGACCTCGAGAGCGCGGCCTCGGCCCTGGCCGAGATTCCCGAGCTGGTGTACGTGGTGCTGACGGCAGGCTCGTTCGACATTCTCGCCGAGGCGGTGGTGGTGGACGACGACCACCTGCTGGAGCTGATCAACGAGCGGATCCGAAAGCTCGCCGGCGTCCGCCGCACCGAGACATTCATGTACCTGAAACTAAAGAAACAAACCTACAACTGGGGTATCGCATGA
- a CDS encoding spermidine/putrescine ABC transporter substrate-binding protein translates to MTDHPSERDHAWDRAFTRGLLSRRSMLAGIGVTGLASLLAACGTEGTATKADPSSQAAADRSDTEKIVSWSNWPEYIDVDDDTQARPSLDAFTKQTGIKVTYTEDYNDNDEFFAKVQPQLRANADTGRDLWCSTDWMVAKLIRLNWVQQLDKANIPNVKNIQDTLSDVEFDPGRKFSLPWQSGFTGIGYNPKATGGKKIETIEQLLTDKALKGKVTLLTEMRDTVGMTLLAMGKDPADFTDADFDAAIQQLTDAKDSGQLKGFTGNEYGKGLASGDIAACLAWTGDVVQLKADNPSLGYALPSAGHMIWSDNFVIPNKAKHKKNAETLINYFYDPKVMAQVVGYVNYISVIKGAQEILVAEDPDVANNPLIFPSEEVLGRAHVFRGLSEDEETRYNKAFQALTTGG, encoded by the coding sequence ATGACCGACCACCCTTCCGAGCGGGATCACGCGTGGGACCGGGCCTTCACCCGGGGACTGCTCAGCCGCCGGAGCATGCTCGCCGGAATCGGGGTCACCGGGCTGGCCAGCCTGCTCGCCGCCTGCGGCACCGAGGGCACCGCCACCAAGGCCGACCCGTCCTCGCAGGCGGCGGCGGACCGCTCGGACACCGAGAAGATCGTCAGCTGGTCCAACTGGCCGGAGTACATCGACGTCGATGACGACACCCAGGCCCGCCCCAGCCTGGATGCGTTCACCAAGCAGACCGGCATCAAGGTCACCTACACCGAGGACTACAACGACAACGACGAGTTCTTCGCCAAGGTGCAGCCGCAGCTGCGCGCCAACGCCGACACCGGCCGCGACCTCTGGTGCTCCACCGACTGGATGGTGGCCAAGCTGATCCGGCTGAACTGGGTGCAGCAGCTGGACAAGGCCAACATCCCCAACGTCAAGAACATCCAGGACACCCTGTCCGACGTCGAGTTCGATCCGGGACGCAAGTTCTCGCTGCCCTGGCAGTCCGGCTTCACCGGCATCGGCTACAACCCCAAGGCCACCGGCGGCAAGAAGATCGAGACGATCGAGCAGCTGCTCACCGACAAGGCGCTCAAGGGCAAGGTCACCCTGCTGACCGAGATGCGCGACACCGTCGGCATGACCCTGCTGGCGATGGGCAAGGACCCCGCCGATTTCACCGACGCCGACTTCGACGCGGCCATCCAGCAACTGACCGACGCCAAGGACAGCGGCCAGCTCAAGGGCTTCACCGGCAACGAGTACGGCAAGGGCCTGGCCTCCGGCGACATCGCCGCGTGCCTGGCCTGGACCGGTGACGTGGTGCAGCTCAAGGCCGACAACCCGAGCCTGGGCTACGCGCTGCCCTCTGCCGGGCACATGATCTGGTCGGACAACTTCGTGATCCCCAACAAGGCCAAGCACAAGAAGAACGCCGAGACCCTGATCAACTACTTCTACGACCCGAAGGTCATGGCGCAGGTGGTCGGCTACGTCAACTACATCTCGGTGATCAAAGGCGCCCAGGAGATCCTGGTGGCCGAGGACCCGGACGTCGCCAACAACCCGCTGATCTTCCCCTCCGAGGAGGTGCTGGGCCGGGCCCACGTCTTCCGCGGGCTCAGCGAGGACGAGGAGACCAGGTACAACAAGGCGTTTCAGGCCCTGACCACCGGTGGCTGA
- a CDS encoding ABC transporter ATP-binding protein — protein sequence MAELLPQDSGDLTLTSLTKRFGQFTAVDSLDLTIAQGSFFALLGPSGCGKTTTLRMVAGLEPPTHGEIRIGSRDITYDKAYRRPVNTVFQSYALFPHLSVWENVAFGLKRRRSAQVDKQVADVLELTELQALAGRKPAQLSGGQQQRVALARAIVNRPAVLLLDEPLGALDLKLRRQMQVELKRIQTEVGLTFVHVTHDQEEAMTMADTIAVMNAGRIEQLGAPADLYENPATTFAANFLGQSNLIRATVEQRQSDSVTVALPRGTVRVPAGRLPGGVDEVWVGVRPEKISVHGETVDGKTVGGKTGFGQTAHDGTGQPVAGLNRIEGAVVTDASFMGVSTQYLVRTPWDQQLMVFEQNRGNAGIHRPGDRVSLSFAAEHTFALDANQDSAAGIDLDGEAPG from the coding sequence GTGGCTGAGCTGTTGCCGCAGGACTCCGGTGACCTGACGCTCACCTCGCTCACCAAGCGGTTCGGGCAGTTCACCGCCGTGGACTCCCTGGATCTGACAATCGCGCAGGGCTCGTTCTTCGCCCTGCTCGGCCCGTCCGGCTGCGGCAAGACCACCACCCTGCGGATGGTCGCCGGGCTGGAGCCGCCGACCCACGGTGAGATCCGGATCGGCAGCCGTGACATCACTTACGACAAGGCCTACCGGCGCCCGGTCAACACCGTGTTCCAGAGTTACGCGCTGTTCCCGCACCTGAGCGTCTGGGAGAACGTGGCGTTCGGGCTGAAGCGGCGGCGCTCGGCGCAGGTGGACAAGCAGGTCGCCGACGTGCTGGAGCTCACCGAGCTGCAGGCGCTGGCCGGCCGCAAGCCCGCGCAGCTGTCCGGTGGCCAGCAGCAGCGGGTGGCCCTGGCCCGGGCCATCGTCAACAGGCCGGCGGTGCTGCTGCTCGACGAGCCGCTGGGCGCCCTGGACCTGAAACTGCGCCGGCAGATGCAGGTGGAACTCAAACGGATCCAGACCGAGGTCGGGCTGACCTTCGTGCACGTCACCCACGACCAGGAAGAGGCCATGACGATGGCCGACACCATCGCGGTGATGAACGCCGGACGGATCGAGCAGCTCGGCGCGCCGGCCGACCTCTACGAGAACCCGGCCACCACGTTCGCGGCGAACTTCCTGGGCCAGTCCAACCTGATCCGGGCCACCGTCGAGCAGCGGCAGTCGGACTCGGTGACGGTGGCGCTGCCCCGCGGGACGGTGCGGGTGCCGGCCGGGCGGCTGCCCGGCGGGGTCGACGAGGTCTGGGTCGGCGTCCGTCCCGAGAAGATCTCGGTGCACGGCGAGACCGTGGACGGAAAGACCGTGGGCGGAAAGACCGGGTTCGGCCAGACAGCGCACGACGGAACCGGGCAGCCGGTCGCCGGGCTGAACCGCATCGAGGGCGCCGTCGTCACCGACGCCAGCTTCATGGGCGTCAGCACCCAGTACCTGGTTCGCACGCCCTGGGACCAGCAGCTGATGGTGTTCGAGCAGAACCGGGGCAACGCCGGCATCCACCGGCCCGGCGACCGGGTCAGCCTGAGCTTCGCCGCCGAGCACACCTTCGCCCTGGACGCCAACCAGGACAGCGCGGCCGGCATCGACCTCGACGGCGAGGCGCCCGGATGA